The DNA region CCGCAGCGGCGAGGCCGGCGGGGCCGGAGCCGCACACCGCCACCTTGCCGAGCTTCTCGTCGAAGCGGGGCGGGACCACCGGCTTCGGCCGGGCGTTGTCACCGACGAAGCGCTCGAGGCGGCCGATGCCGACCGACTCCATCTTCTTCGCGATGATGCACTGCGCCTCGCACTGCGTCTCCTGCGGGCAGACGCGGCCGCAGACGGACGGGAAGATGGAGGCCTCGTTGATCACCTGGAGGGCGCCCTCGAGGTCGCGCACCACCACGTGGCGGATGAAGCGCGGGATGTCGATCTGCACCGGGCAGCCGGCGATGCAGGTGGGCTTCGCGCACTGGATGCAGCGCTCGGCCTCGCCGAGGGCGTCCTGGAGCGAGTACCCCAGGTTGACCTCCTTGAAGTTGCGCGCGCGCTCGACGTGGTCGCGCTCCGGCATCTTCGTCTGCGTCGGCACCAGCTCCTTCAGCTTCTTGTAGTTCCGCTTCTCCTCCTCGAAGAGCTGCTTCTCGAGGTTGCAGACGTGCGCGTAGTCGTCGTTCGCGCGGGTCTCCTGGCTCTTGAAGCGGCGCTGGCGGGCGATGAGCTCCTTGAAGTCCACCTGGTGGCCGTCGAAGTCCGGGCCGTCCACGCAGGCGAACTTCACGTCCTTGCCGACCGTCACGCGGCAGGACCCGCACATGCCGGTGCCGTCCACCATGATCGCGTTCAGCGAGACCATGGTCTTCACGCCGAACGGGCGGGTGGTCTCGACGCAGGCGTTCATCATCGGCAGCGGGCCGATGGCGATGGCGAGATCGGGCTTGTCCTTCTCGCAGACCTCCTTCAGCGCCTGGGTCACGAAGCCGGGCTTCCCGTAGGATCCGTCGTCGGTGCAGACGATGAGGTCGTCGCAGTACTTGCCGAACTTCTTCTCCCAGAACACCAGGTCCTTGTTCCGGAAGCCGATGATGCCGGTGGTGCGGCAGCCCGCCTCCTTGAAGGCGCGGAGCTGCGGGTAGACCGGCGCGACGCCGAGGCCGCCGCCGACGAGCACCACGTGCCCGGCGTTGTCGATGTGCTGGGGCAGGCCGAGCGGGCCGACGAAGTCGTCGAACGTGTCGCCCGCCTTGTAGTTGGTCATCATCTCGCGCGTCGTCTTCCCGAGCGCCTGGATGACCATCGTGATGGTGCCCTTCTCGCGGTCGAAGTCGGCGACCGTGAGGGGGATGCGCTCGGAGCCTTCGTGCAGCCGGAGCATGACGAAGTGCCCGGGCTGGGCGGAGGCGGCGACATCGGGGGCGTGGACCTCCCACAGGAAGGTCACGTCGGAGAACGCTTCGCGGCGAAGGATCGAGTACATCGGGAACCAATCCCTCCGTGCAGTTGGAGTGGGGGGAGGTGCGGGTTTCGGCCTGCGCTTGGTATCAGCCCCCCGTGGAGGGCGTCAAGGGAGACACCCGCGAAATCTCAAGAGAATTGCCGATTGGATCGGTCCACATTGCGACCTTTCGCCCTGTGAGCCCGCGCCCGGCGCGCCGCGGACCTGCTGCCGCCCCGGACAGGCGGGCGGGATCGCCGGCCAGCGGCCCCGGCGGGCGGGCCCGCCGGCGGGGAGCCCGTGGAGAATGCCGCGCCGCCCGCCGCCTCCGGCGGGCCCAGGGGAGCCCATGAACGTCCTTCGCATCGTCGCCGCCGCGGCCCTCGCCGCGGCCCTGCCCGCGCTGCCGGCCCACGCCGCCGACCGCACCATCCCGGTGTATCCGGGCGCTCGCCTGCTCACGCTGCCGCCGGAGCCGGGCGAGACGCCCGAGTGCTGCACGTTCGTCACGTCCGATCCCGCCGCCAGGGTGACGGCCTGGTACGCGAAGGCGCTGTCCGTGCCGGCGCTCGACCGCGCCGCGTTCGAGCGCCGCTACCCGGAGATGCGCGAGGCGATGGCGCTGATGGCCGAGGCCGCGGAGCACCGCGCGCCGAAGGACATGCGCCTGTTCGTCCTGCGCGAGGAGCCGGTCGGCGGCAAGCGGATGCCGACGCTCACGCTCGCCATCCTCGCCACCACGGAGGGCACGGTGTTCGAGATCGGCGAGGAGGAGCTCGGGGCGGAGGGGCCGCGCTGGGCGGAGGCGATGCGGCGCGCGTCGAGCGCGACGCAGCGCTGAGCCGGTCCCGGACCGCCTCGACCTCCGGCGCCGGCGCGCGGGAGGCGGGCCGCGCTCAGGCGGTGCGCCGGCCGTCGAACGCGAGGCGGCCGAGCACGCCGGCGATCTCCGGATCGCCGGGCGCGACCGCCAGGGCCCGCCGCAGGAGCGCGATGGCCCCGTGCACCCTGCCCTCGGCCAGCTCGCCGCGCGCCCGCTCCAGGCACTCGGACGCCTCGGGCGGGCGCGGCCGCCCGGCGGCGCCGCGCCACCCCACCCCGGCGCCCACGAAGTCCGGCGTGCGCGCCGGCGGTGCGCCCCACCCTCCGCCGGCGTCGGCCGCGCGCGCCGCGCCCCGCGCCGGGACGGGCACCGCCGCCGGGGCGGCGGGCGCGGGCTCCGGCGCGGCCGTCGTGGCCTGCACCTCGGGCGTGAGCGCCACCTCCGCCTGCAGCAGGGTCCGCGCCCAGTCCCGCGCGGTCGCCGCAGCGCCGCGCGCGAACGTGAGGTGCTGGTGCGCGAGCAGCGAGAACAGCGCGCGCCGGGCCCGCGGCCACCGGGGCCCGAGCGCGGCCGCGACGCTGCGCAGGGAGGCGCCGTCGCCCACCGCGCGCAGGATGGCGATCTCGAGCCGGTCGAGGTCGGCCACGAAGCGCGGCGGCGCGCCCAGCCAGACCGTCGCGTCGAGCGGGATGGAGTCGGGGAGCCGTCGCCCGGGGCCGATCCCGGAGCTGGACGCGAGGAGCGCCTGGTACCAGCGGCCGGCCCGCTCCAGCTCCGCCGCGTCGAACGCGACCCCGAGCCTCCACGGCGCCTGCGCGCTCGCCCACGCCACGCGGCCGGCGACCGCGACCGTCGCCGCGAGCAGCGGGTGCGAGAGCTCGAGCCGCACCGCCTCGCCGCGCGCCACGGCGCCCGCCGCGCGGAGCTGGCAGCCGCTCGGGCCGAGGTCCTCCGTCTCCGCGTCGAGCGCGCCGGCCGGCGCGGACAGCCTGCAGGCGCAGCGGACGCGGGCGCGGGGAGCGCGGCGTGGGTTGACGATGGTGTCGGCGTCGCTCATCGATCCGCACGCTAGCCGAACGCGCGCGGCCGCACGAACCCGGGGTCACGGTACACTCCCACGCCGCATGCCTCCTGGCGCCCCACGACCTCGGGACGGACTCGCCGCCCGGCTGCGCGCCGCGCCCGGCACGGCGGCGCTCGCCGCCCTGGATCTCGCCGTCTTCGGGTGGGTGGCGGCCCATGGCTCCACGACCGACCCGGCGCTCCTCGCCCGCATGGGCGCGCTCGATCATGCGCGCGTGTGGGATGGCGAACCCTGGCGGCTCCTCACCGCCGCGTTCCTGCACGTCGGCCCCGTTCACCTCGTGTGGAACCTGGCGTTCGGCGTGCCGCTCTGCGCCCTGGTCGAGCGGGCCATCGGCACGCGCCGCTTCCTGGTCGTGTACCTGGCGAGCGCGCTGGGCGGCTCCGCCGCCTCGATGCTGGCCGCCATGCCGATGTCGGCGGGCGCCTCGGGGGCGCTGTTCGGCGTGGCCGGCGCCATGCTGGCGCTGTACCGCCGCGCGGTGGGCTCCTGGCGCGCCTTCCTGTCCTCGCGCGACATCATCCTGAACGGGATCATGCTCGTCGCGTTCGCGCTCGCCGGGCTGTTCCTGCCCATCGACGGGTGGGCCCACGCCGGCGGGCTCGTCACCGGGGCGTGGCTGGGCTGGGTCGCCTCGCGCCCGCCGCCGCGCCGCGCCCGCGCCTGGCTGCCGCCCGCCGCCGCGCTCGGGCTGGCGGTCGCGCTGGCGCTGCGGCCGGACCCGCGCTGGGCGGCGAACCGCGCCGAGCTGGAGGCGCTGCACGCCGCGCTCCGCGACGGTGACCGGACGCGCGCACGCGCGGTGCTCGACGCCGCGCGCGCCCGCGGCAACGACGCCGCCGGCCTCCCGTACTACGAGGGCCTGCTGCTCGCGCAGGAGGGCGACCTGGAGGGCGCGCTGCAGCGGCTCCGGCCGCTCGCGTCCGCGTCGCGGGGGCCGGCGCGCGACGAGGCGCGGAAGGCGCTGGCCGCGGTGTCGAAGCGGCTGGGGGTGCTGCTCGTGCTCGGGGAAGGACGCCCTGCGGATCCGGAGCGCGGGCGGGCGCTGCTCGACGAGGCCTGCGGCGCCGGGGACGCCGACGCCTGCCGGCTCGCCGCGGAGGCCGCCGCGCTGCATCGATGAGCCCGCCGAGCGCTCGCGCACACGCCGTGCGCCGCCCGCGCTCACCCTGCGTGCATCCTCGTTGGGGCGGACCGCCGCGCGCGCGTCGGTTCCGGACGGCGCCGCGGTCCAACGGTCGAGGAGACCTTGCCATGAAGAACACGACGACCTCGAGCCCCGCTCCGCTCACGTTCCACGTCCGCTCCCCCCTCGGCCTGCTCTGGGATCTCGCCATGGTGGGCGTCTGGATCGCCCTGCTGTTCGCGTTCGTGGTTCAGGTCTGGAGCGCTCCCACGCCGGAGGTCCTCCGCACGCTCGGCACCACGAGCATCGCGGCGCACGCTGCCTAGCGCCGGCGCGGGGTCGCCCGGTCGGCGCACCGCGCGCGAGGGCCCGGCCGTCCGGCGCTCGGCGCGGGGGCCCGCGCCGCGGTACACGAGGGCGTGGATCTCGACGCGCGAGTCTCCGGGCTGCTGGCGACGGGAGATGCGGCGACGGCGGCGACCGAGGTGCTGCGCGCGCTCGGTCCCGGCGTGCGGCGCTATCTCGGGTCCGTGCTGCGCGACGGCGACGACGCGGCCGACGCCTACGCCCGCTTCGAGGAGTCGCTCTGGCGCGCGCTGCCGGCGTTCCGCGGCGAGGCGGCGCTGCGGACGTGGGCGCTGCGGATCGCGTGGAGCGCCGCCCGCCACGTCCGCGCCGAGGCCTGGAACCGGCACCGCACCCGGCTGCGGACGCACGACGCCTCGGTCCTCCAGCAGCCGCAGGGCGCCTCGGCGGCGCGCGACGAGGACCGGAGGCACAAGCTCGAGCGGCTTCGCCGGGCGCTCACCGACGAGGAGCAGTCGATGCTGGCGCTGCGGGTGGACCAGGAGCTCCCCTGGTCGGAGATCGCCCGCGTGCTCTCGCCCGATGGTCGCCCGCTCGACGTGTCAGTCCTGCAGAAGCGCTTCGAGCGCCTGCGCGCCCGCCTCGCCCGGTTGGCCCGCCGGGAGGGACTCCTCGACTGACGGGCCCGGTGCTAGGGTCCTGCACGGCGCGGCACCGGGGGAAGGTCCATGCGCGAGCGAGAGGTACGCGAACGCGCGGCGATCCCGCCGGGCGCGATCTCGAGACTGCTGGTGGACCTCGCGCGCGAGCCCGCGGCGCCCCGCGCCGGCGCGCTCGACGCGGGCGCCGTGATCGGCCGCTTCGAGATCGTCCGGGAGCTCGCGCGCGGCGGCTTCGGGGTGGTGTACGCGGCGCGCGATCGCACCCTCGGGCGCAGCGTGGCGTTCAAGCTCGTGCCGTCCGCAGCGTCCGGGGCCGCCGACGACCGGGTCCTCCGCGAGGCGGAGGCCGCCGCCCGCCTGACGCACCCGAACATCGTGACGCTGTTCGACGTCGGCCGCTGCGCCGCGGGCCCGTACCTGGTCCTCGAGCTGCTGCGCGGCGAGACGCTCGCGGCACGCCTGCGGCGCGGGCCGCTGCCGCTGCGCGAGGCGCTGCGCGTCGCCGAGGCGGTCGCCCGGGGGCTCGCGCACGCGCACGAGGCGGGCGTGTTCCACCGGGACCTGTCCCCCGGGAACGTGTTCCTGTGCGAGGACGGCCAGGTGAAGGTGCTGGACTTCGGCCTGGCGCACGCGTTCGGCCGCCCGCGCACCGCGGGCGGGACCCCGCAGTACATGGCGCCCGAGCAGCGGCGCGGCGCGCCGGAGGACGAGCGCACCGACGTGTTCGCGCTCGGCGCGATCCTGTTCGAGATGCTGACCGGGGAGCAGCCCTTCCCCTCCGCGGCGCCGGGCCGGACGCCGCGCCGCGCGCCCGCGCTCCAGGTGCCGGACCTGCCCGCGCTGGCGGACCTGCTCGGGCGGATGCTGGCGGCGGACCCGGTGCGCCGCCCGCGCGACGGCGGCGCCGTGGTCGCGGCGCTCGGCGCGCTCGGCGCCGAGCTGGACCGCTCCGGCGTCCGCCCCGCGCGTCGCTCCCGCCGGCGGCGGCCGGTGGCGCAGGTGGCGCTCGCGCTGCTCGCCGTGGCCGTGCTGGCCGGCGCGGTGGTCGCGGTCGCGCGCCTCCGCCGGGCGCCGGCGGGCGTCGCGCGCGGCGCCGATCGCCAGCTGGTGGCGGTCGCCGACTTCGTGAACGACACGGGCGACGCCGGGCTCGACGCGCTCTCCGGGCTGCTCGTCACCTCGCTGGAGCAGTCGCAGCGCATCGGCGTGCTCCCGCGATCGCGCATGCTGGACCTCGCCCGCCAGGGAGGGCGTCGGGGCGCCGGGCGCATCGACGAGGCGACCGGGGCCGACGCGGGGGCGCGCGGCGGCGTGCGCACGCTGCTCGTCCCGTCGATCCGGCGCGAGGGCGAGCTCTACGTCGCGACGCTGCGGGCGCTGAGCCTCCCCGACCGCGAGCCGGTGTTCACGGTGGAGGAGCGCGCCCACGGCCTCGCGGCCGTGCCCGCGCTCCTGGATCGACTCGGGGCGCGCGCGCGCCGCGCGCTCCGCGAGGACGACGCCGAGGTGGAGGCGCACCGGGTGCGCCTGCAGGACGCCGTCACCTCCAGCCTGGAGGCCTACGGCCACTACGTGCGCGGGCTCGAGCTGTCGTACGACGACTTCGACGCCGCCCGCGCGCTGACCGAGTTCCGCACCGCGCTCGCGCTCGACCCGCGCTTCGCGCTGCCCAGCCTCGAGATCGCGGTCCTCGCCAGCTGGCACGAGGTGCCGGGCGAGGACGGGGCGGCCCGCATCGCGGCGGCGGCGGCCGAGGCCGATCGGCTCCCGGACAAGGAGCGCCGGACCATCCTCGCGTTCCGGAGCTTCGTGGACGGCGACCTCGCGGGCGCGGAGGTCCGCTTCCGCGCCCTCGCGAGCGACTACCCGCTCGACAAGGGCATCCTCTACCTCGCCGGCGAGGCGCTGTGGCACGGCGGCGCCGCCTCGGGGCCTCGCGAGGCTGCCGGGCTGTTTCGCCGCGCGCTCGACCTCGATCCCGCCTTCCTCGTGGCGACCATCCACCTGTTCCAGTGGACCGACCGCTTCGGCCCGCCGGACGAGGCGACGGCGCGGGCCCGGCGCGCGGTGCAGGCGCGGCCCGGCCCGGCCGCCTTCGCGATGCTGGCGCGCGCGCTGGCGGCGCGGGGGCACCTCAAGGCCGCGCTGGCGAGCGCGCGGCGGGCCTCGTCGATGGCCAGCGGGGCGAGCTTCGAGGCGTCCTACGCGCTCGCCGAGCTCCTGGCGCGAGCCGGCCGCGGCGAGGAGGCGGCGCGCGAGCTGCGGCGGTGGACGGAGCCGGACGCCGAGCCGGGCGACCGGCGCATCGCCTCCGAGTTCCTGCCGGTGCTGCTCGCGACCGAGGGGCGCCTGCGGGCCGCGCGCCGCGCCTGGCGGCGCCTGTCGGAGCAGGCCTGCGGCGTGGAGTGCGCGACGTTCGACGCGGTGCTCGCGGCCCATCTCGCGCTGGCGAGCGACGACCTGCCGGCGGCGCTCGCGGCGCTTCGCGCGGGGACGCCTCGCGCCGAGGCAGACGGGGATCGCAACGCGTGGCTGTGGGCGCTGCTCGGGGACACGACCACCGCCGCCGCGCGGGCCGCGCGGCTGGCGCCCGGGTCCATCGCCGAGCGTCGCCACGCCGGCGCGGCCGCGCTCGCGGCCGCGCGCCCGGACGAGGCCGTCGCCATCCTGCGGCCGCTCGCGGCGCAGGATCCCGCCATCCCGACCGCCTTCCTGCTGGGGCTCGCGCTCGCCGGGGCGAGGCACGACGCGGAGGCGGTGGATGCGTTCGCGGCGGTCGAGCGCGCCTACCCGCTCTACGCGCCCGCCTGGTCCGCCAGCCTGCG from Anaeromyxobacter dehalogenans 2CP-C includes:
- a CDS encoding rhomboid family intramembrane serine protease, encoding MPPGAPRPRDGLAARLRAAPGTAALAALDLAVFGWVAAHGSTTDPALLARMGALDHARVWDGEPWRLLTAAFLHVGPVHLVWNLAFGVPLCALVERAIGTRRFLVVYLASALGGSAASMLAAMPMSAGASGALFGVAGAMLALYRRAVGSWRAFLSSRDIILNGIMLVAFALAGLFLPIDGWAHAGGLVTGAWLGWVASRPPPRRARAWLPPAAALGLAVALALRPDPRWAANRAELEALHAALRDGDRTRARAVLDAARARGNDAAGLPYYEGLLLAQEGDLEGALQRLRPLASASRGPARDEARKALAAVSKRLGVLLVLGEGRPADPERGRALLDEACGAGDADACRLAAEAAALHR
- a CDS encoding RNA polymerase sigma factor; the protein is MDLDARVSGLLATGDAATAATEVLRALGPGVRRYLGSVLRDGDDAADAYARFEESLWRALPAFRGEAALRTWALRIAWSAARHVRAEAWNRHRTRLRTHDASVLQQPQGASAARDEDRRHKLERLRRALTDEEQSMLALRVDQELPWSEIARVLSPDGRPLDVSVLQKRFERLRARLARLARREGLLD
- a CDS encoding PilZ domain-containing protein, with translation MSDADTIVNPRRAPRARVRCACRLSAPAGALDAETEDLGPSGCQLRAAGAVARGEAVRLELSHPLLAATVAVAGRVAWASAQAPWRLGVAFDAAELERAGRWYQALLASSSGIGPGRRLPDSIPLDATVWLGAPPRFVADLDRLEIAILRAVGDGASLRSVAAALGPRWPRARRALFSLLAHQHLTFARGAAATARDWARTLLQAEVALTPEVQATTAAPEPAPAAPAAVPVPARGAARAADAGGGWGAPPARTPDFVGAGVGWRGAAGRPRPPEASECLERARGELAEGRVHGAIALLRRALAVAPGDPEIAGVLGRLAFDGRRTA
- a CDS encoding serine/threonine-protein kinase; translation: MDLAREPAAPRAGALDAGAVIGRFEIVRELARGGFGVVYAARDRTLGRSVAFKLVPSAASGAADDRVLREAEAAARLTHPNIVTLFDVGRCAAGPYLVLELLRGETLAARLRRGPLPLREALRVAEAVARGLAHAHEAGVFHRDLSPGNVFLCEDGQVKVLDFGLAHAFGRPRTAGGTPQYMAPEQRRGAPEDERTDVFALGAILFEMLTGEQPFPSAAPGRTPRRAPALQVPDLPALADLLGRMLAADPVRRPRDGGAVVAALGALGAELDRSGVRPARRSRRRRPVAQVALALLAVAVLAGAVVAVARLRRAPAGVARGADRQLVAVADFVNDTGDAGLDALSGLLVTSLEQSQRIGVLPRSRMLDLARQGGRRGAGRIDEATGADAGARGGVRTLLVPSIRREGELYVATLRALSLPDREPVFTVEERAHGLAAVPALLDRLGARARRALREDDAEVEAHRVRLQDAVTSSLEAYGHYVRGLELSYDDFDAARALTEFRTALALDPRFALPSLEIAVLASWHEVPGEDGAARIAAAAAEADRLPDKERRTILAFRSFVDGDLAGAEVRFRALASDYPLDKGILYLAGEALWHGGAASGPREAAGLFRRALDLDPAFLVATIHLFQWTDRFGPPDEATARARRAVQARPGPAAFAMLARALAARGHLKAALASARRASSMASGASFEASYALAELLARAGRGEEAARELRRWTEPDAEPGDRRIASEFLPVLLATEGRLRAARRAWRRLSEQACGVECATFDAVLAAHLALASDDLPAALAALRAGTPRAEADGDRNAWLWALLGDTTTAAARAARLAPGSIAERRHAGAAALAAARPDEAVAILRPLAAQDPAIPTAFLLGLALAGARHDAEAVDAFAAVERAYPLYAPAWSASLRPRAAWESARALIRLGRRDEARAALDGLLARWARADRDLPLLRRARALRASLDSAGGGTPAPP